The Setaria viridis chromosome 9, Setaria_viridis_v4.0, whole genome shotgun sequence sequence CAGGGTTGAGCCCTGGGATTTGACGGCGGACTTGAAAAGCCACCTACAGACGCTTTACGCCCAATCATTCCGGATAACGCTTGCATCCTCTGTCTTACCGCGGCTGCTGGCACAGAGTTAGCCGATGCTTATTCCTCAGATACCGTCATTGTTTCTTCTCCGAGAAAAGAAGTTGACGACCCGTAGGCCTTCCACCTCCACGCGGCATTGCTCCGTCAGGCTTTCGCCCATTGCGGAAAATTCCCCACTGCTGCCTCCCGTAGGAGTCTGGGCCGTGTCTCAGTCCCAGTGTGGCTGATCATCCTCTCGGACCAGCTACTGATCATCGCCTTGGTAAGCTATTGCCTCACCAACTAGCTAATCAGACGCGAGCCCCTCCTTGGGCGGATTTCTCCTTTTGCTCCTCAGCCTACGGGGTATTAGCAACCGTTTCCAGTTGTTGTTCCCCTCCCAAGGGCAGGTTCTTACGCGTTACTCACCCGTTCGCCACTGGAAACACCACTTCCCGTTCGACTTGCATGTGTTAAGCATGCCGCCAGCGTTCATCCTGAGCCAGGATCGAACTCTCCATGAGATTCATAGTTGCATTACTTATAGCTTCCTTATTCGTAGACAAAGCGGATTCGGAATTGTCTTTCCTTCCAAGGATAACTTGTATCCATGCGCTTCAGATTATTAGCCTGGAGTTCGCCACCAGCAGTATAGCCAACCCTACCCTATCACGTCAATCCCACAAGCCTCTTATCCATTCCCGTTCGATCGTGGTGGGGGAGTAAGTCAAAATAGCTCACATTAGGTTTAGGGATAATCAGGCTCGAACTGATGACTTCCACCACGTCAAGGTGACACTCTACCGCTGAGTTATATCCCTTCCCCGTCCCATCGAGAAAGAGAATTAACGAATCCTAAGGCAAAGGGGCGAGAAACTCAAGGCCACTCTTCCTCCGGGCTTTCTTTCCGCACTCTTATGGACAGTCAAATAATGGGAAAAATTGGATTCAATTGTCAACCGGTCCTATCGAAAATAGGATTGACTATGGATTCGAGCCATAGCACATGGTTTCATAAAATCTGTACGATTTTCCCGATCTAAATCGAGCGGGTTTCCATGAAGAAGATCTTGTTCAGCATGTTCTATTCGATACTGGTAGGAGAAGAACCCGACTCGGTATTCTTAAAAAAAGAGGGGAAGCAGAACCAAGTCAAGATGATATGGGTCGCCCCTTCTTCTTGCGCCAAAGATCTTACCATTTCCGAAGGAACTGGGGCTACATTTCTTTTCAATTTCCATTCAAGAGTTTCTATCTGTTTCCACGCCCTTGAGACCTCGAAACATGAAATGGACAAATTCCTTCTCTTAGGAACACatacaagaaaaaggataaTGGTAGCCCTCCCATTAACTACTTCATTTTCATTTATGAATTTCATAGTAATAGAAATCCATGTCCTACCGAGACAGAATTTCGAACTTGCTATCCTCTTGCCTAATAGGCAAAGATTGACCTCTGTTTTCCTAGGACCGTAGTGGGTAGTATAGAAACTCGTAGACTCGTAGTGCAAATAGGAACTCTTTTTCCTGTGCATATAGGAACTCTTTTTCCTGCATAAAGCCTCTCAGGGCCGTAGTGCGCAGTGCGTATATAAACTCTTTTTTCTGCCGATGGCCTCCTAGGACCGGAGGACCATAGCTCCTTTTCCGTAGTCTTCTCGCACGATTCGTTAAAAAATGGcggttcgttcaaaaaaaatggCACACGTTATTCATAGAATCTAATGGCGCACAAGTGAAGTGAGATTTTTAGATGGCACCGAAAGAAACAGTTTGGTAAGAGGAAGTAGGTCTcgaaaaagagagaagaaagtggcattacATCATTTCACGTACAAGACGTAGGTAGGTTCGATTACATACACATTCCCGTACAACACATGCATGCACGCGCGCAACAGTAGCACCCTCCTCTACACGTACGTACACGACGCCACCCGCGGGTACACGCGCGGCAGCTAACTTATTCCACTCTTACCCTCCCTCACCATGGCATGACCTCGAGCCGGTGGCCACGAGCTAGCGTCAACGCCGGCGATCGTCCGCTCCTGTTCACGCGGACGAGACCCTGCGGCTGTTGGGCCCGCGCAGGAACACGGCGTCGCTCTGCGCCCCGATGACGCGGTCCACCTTCTCCTTCTCCGCCCCGAACGCCAGTGCCTTGGCCGCCTCGTCCATCTGCCGCAGCAGGCCGTTGCTGCCCACCAGGAACACCTTCTCGTCGTGCCTGGCGTTGACGCTGAAGTAGAGGACGGCGAGGTTGTtgtcctcgccggcgacgagcgtcATCGGGTGCCCCGCCGGGATCACGATCACGGAGCCCTCCCTGATGCGGGACTTCACCTGCTTGTAGCCCCTCGACTTCTGCCCGCCTTCTTGctcggcctcttcctcctcctctctgccCCACTCCCTGCTGCCGTGCCCACGCTCCCGGCGCGGCGACGATGACCGGCCGCTGGACAGGTGCGGGCACGCCATCTCGAAGTAGCCGCTGCCATCCAGGACGACGAATAACTTGTCGGCATGGGTGCTGTAGCTCGGCGCTGTCATAGAGCCCTGCACACGCGCATGCATCACTTGATGATCTGTTTAATTTCAGCTGATcctagagaaaagaaaaggttaatGCAGGCTTGCTTACGCGGGAGAGGTTTGTCAGGCCGACTTCGATGTCGAGCGCCCGGAGCTGCGGGCAGTCGTCGCCGGTGATCTCGTAGTGCCTGCCGTGGTTGTTGGAGTGGAGCGGCCTCTTGCTCGTGAGGCTGCACAGCTTGATGTCCCACATggactcgccgccgccgtggctgcGGCCGGCGCGCGAGCAGGACCTGCTGAGCTCCCGTATCTGCTCCTCGGACGCCGTCGTGATCTCGCCCTTGCTCTGCTTCTCGAACACTTGCTCCCACTCCTCACGGCGAGTCTTAACACATGGTTAATCAAGGGTCATCAGCCGCGTgctaaagaaaaacaaaaaaaaaggaacaaataAAGACGTGACGCATACGTTGAACGCGGCCTGGAGAACGTCGTCGCTGAAGACGCTGAAGAACGACTCCGGGCTCTCGCCTCCGATGGGGAAGAATTCCTGTCGAAAAAATGAAAGTTTCAGCCCTCTCTGCATACTGCATTCAAATCAAACGCACAAGAAGCGAAGGAGAGGATAGATGCGTGCAAACCTCGAAGCGTCCCTTGGTGGAGACGGGGTTGAGGAGCATGACGACGCGGAACCACTTGGAGCCGTGCGTGTTGGCCGAGtagacgacggcgccggcggggatgaCGAGGACGTCGCCCTCCTTGACGCAGAAGGACTCCCTCTTCCCCCTGGCGAGCAGCGCGACGACGCCCTCGCCCTCCTTGACGAACATGACCTCGTCGGCGTCGTAGTGGCTGGGCTGCAGgaacgcgcgcggcgcggcctccAGCTCGGCGACGCGGTAGTTGCCGACGGCGTCCTCGAGCAGCTCGTGCGTGAACCGCTCCAGCACCCGGAACCGCCCCTGCCGGGACTGCGCCCACTGCCGGAACCTCTCCTCGCCGAAGTGGTACGGCCGCCCGGAGCCGGAGcgcccttcgccgccggcgtccccgtACGAGTACGACGCGAGCGCGAGCGAGGAGCACAGCAGggagagcaggagcaggagcaccAGCGGCGATCTCTTCATGGCGCCcatcggtggtggtggtgtcacTGGTGTGTTCGACCGTGCGTTCGATGCGAGGGATCGAGGCGAGCGGTGGCGGTATATGAAGAGGTGACGCGGGCCATGCGCGCGGCCAGGTGGAGGGCCGGTGCGCGTACGTGGCGAGGGGGAGGGCGATGTGGAGCGCGCGGGGGCGACGCTGAGCTGCCCGCGCTCGGCCACATCCGCGCGTGCTGATCTTGGTGCTGGGGCTGCCTGCGGCGAGGCGACAGCGGTGACTGAGGTGGGGACGAGCTCACGAGGAGGAGCAGATGGGGCCGCATGCTGGGGAATTGGGACTCTGGCTGAGTTGGGCTGTCACGCACATCGTCCTGACGGTGTTGCGTCGTCGCCATGACGCCCTTCGTGCTTTCTTTAGCCTCGTTACATCTGCATCCTGCAGTAGCATTTACTCCGTACCACGGAAGGAGATGCATGGTTCAGGGGTCTTCGATTGAAACATATGTTTTGCCTTCAAAATTATAAAATTAGATCGTCTACAAAAATTGAAAATGTTAGAGAAAGAGGACGCACGTCGCCCCACGCCCAACCACGACGCAACAAGGAACACGACATTTTCCCTATCTTTTTTATCAATCAGGTTTAAGAAATTGTTGAAGCATGTACATATGCACATGTTACAATCTAATAGACATTTTCCTGATCTTTTTTATCAATCATGTTTGAAGTGTAAAGGGAAGAAAATTAGATTTTGGGAAGATTTGTGGATTGGAAAGGCAGCTTTGAGGGAGAGATTCCCATCTTTGTATAATATAGTCAGGAGAAAAAATGAGATTGTGGTCAAAGTATGTGGCTCTATCCCTTGAATGTGTCATTCAGATGAGCTCTAACAGGTCACAGATTAACTGAATAGCTAGAGTTGGTGGCTGAGATAGCAGTTCATGGCatggatgatcaggaagatATATTTTGTTGGAACTTGAAAAAAACAAAGATTTCACATTAAAGTCAATGCACAGAGAGATAATGCAAGCTGAAGGAACACCTTCCTTGTGTGTAGCATGGAGGTTAAAAATACCACTAAATATCAAGGTCTTTTTATGGTATATGAAAAAGGGAGTGATTCTAACAAAGGACAACCTTGCTAGGAGAAGATGGCAAGGAAGTACCAAGTGTTGTTTTTTAACTCTGAAGAGACAGTGCAACACTTATTTTTTGATTGTCATATAgcaagatttatttggaatACAATGCTCTTTTCATTTGAAATTCAACCACATGTTAGTGTTCCTAGTATGCTAGTATGCTGAGTTCTTGGACTAGAGGTTATCCGTGGAAGTATAGAAACCAGATGATTATAGGAGATTCAGCACTTTGCTTGGCTATATGGTTGAATAGAAATGATGTGCTGTTCAAAGAAACTATCACTAATTCTTTTTTGCAAGTAATTTTTAGAAGGACTTTATGGACAAGAGCATGGGTGATGCTAtctaaggaggaagagaaaattgtTTTGAAGAAGAACTGCAGCAGACTTGAAGCTACTGCTTTGGAGTTTTTCAATAAATATGGATGGAACTTTAAGAGAAGACTTCAGTCATAACATGTCATGCTCCAGGACATGTCTGGATGGTGCTGTGGTGTTGGAGAGGTTCTTCTTCAGCTTACCTGGGAGATGGTTCAGGAATATTTCGGTCTTAGGGAGTTCTAGAAGCTTTTTATCCAGCTGAGTCTGAATTTGAATGAGAAGTCTAGTGCTTCAGCAGCAGTCTGAGTGCTGCTTTTTCTATCGAGGTTGTAAGTGTTTGGCTGTAGACATCCACGTATGGATGATCGAGGTCGGATGATAtgatccttaatctaaaaaaatagaCATGAtcatagttgtaacagaaggctggaataaaaataaaaaggaaaggaaaaggtaTCATACATACCTAAAATATAGTATGTGTTATGATACATTGTCAGTGGCTGGAACAAATAGGGCCAGTAATTGTAAGAGTCCCGTTTGTGTTATGGAACGTCAAAAGCCACGGGCATCTATCAACTATCATGGCGCGCGCAAGAAGCACGCAAGATGAAGTATAtaggaaaaagtgtatttttcatcctttAAATATTGCAAAGTGTGAGTTTCATCCCCCATATTTTATTTGGTGCAAATGAATCCCTTAACTAATTAAATTGGTGCATTAATCATCCCACCTCAGTTTAACAACGGTTTATGCCATGCAATCGTATGACTAAGCACCGCTAAGCCACATCATATGTTTACTAATCGTTGATGCCACACGGTGGAAGCAAGCGTCTACGGATGCAAAACTGTGTATCATGGTGAGTATTTGAGATATGTAACATGTCACTATCATCGTGTTTTCCTTCAACTTGATAGCATAAGGGCATAAATTTGCATCAAGACTAATGGGCCGCATGGCAGCTATGGCAAAGTCTAAATTCTTGAAGCTATGAGCTCCGCCAATCCACAAACCAAAAACACTCCCATGGAAGTCCGGTAAATGAATTGCTGCTACTCACATGTGACATCCTAAGAACACTAGGAAGTTGGGGCTAACACACGAATCACATGGAGCTACGGATTGCCTGTTGGTGAAGCCCGAGCAAGCAGCCAAGGTAGAAGCTCCTGACACATAGCagcagttgtcggtgtttagacccaccAACCTATCGAGGAGGGTGTCCGAGGTAGcgtttggttagtggggctcgctgagatcagtaactcaaaggtgaacacaaacacacgatttagataggttccagccgctagattgcgtaataccctacgtcatatGTGTTGGTTGAATTGAATTGCTTTAGAGGGGGTCCTGCAGGGCCGGCCCTAGGGGGCAGGGGGCGGCCGCCCTGGCCCCCCAAATCCCAAGGGCCTACCCCAGGTCAAAGCAACGTAGCCCTGGTTAGGATTAGGACGGGAAGAATAGGCAACGTAGGCCTGGTTAGGATTAGGATGGGAAGAATAGGAACGAACGCAGCGCAGATAGAAACTCCAAGTCGTACACGTGCGTCGCAAAACTCGTATGCATGCATGAGTGCGTCGTCCAGGGGGCCGCCGCCGAAAGTCCGAAACTCGTACGCGTGCGTGAGTGCGTCGTTGAGGGGGCCGCCGTCGAAACTTGACTCGTACGCCGCCGCCAAAACTCGACTcgtacgccgccgccgaaaCTCGAGTTCTCGTGCGCATCGTCCAGGGGGCCGCTGCCAAAACTCGTATGCGACGCGTCATGCCGGCGTCCAGGGGGCCACTGTCAAAACTCATACACCGTTGTCCAGGGATCTACGCCACC is a genomic window containing:
- the LOC117836996 gene encoding cupincin, translating into MGAMKRSPLVLLLLLSLLCSSLALASYSYGDAGGEGRSGSGRPYHFGEERFRQWAQSRQGRFRVLERFTHELLEDAVGNYRVAELEAAPRAFLQPSHYDADEVMFVKEGEGVVALLARGKRESFCVKEGDVLVIPAGAVVYSANTHGSKWFRVVMLLNPVSTKGRFEEFFPIGGESPESFFSVFSDDVLQAAFNTRREEWEQVFEKQSKGEITTASEEQIRELSRSCSRAGRSHGGGESMWDIKLCSLTSKRPLHSNNHGRHYEITGDDCPQLRALDIEVGLTNLSRGSMTAPSYSTHADKLFVVLDGSGYFEMACPHLSSGRSSSPRRERGHGSREWGREEEEEAEQEGGQKSRGYKQVKSRIREGSVIVIPAGHPMTLVAGEDNNLAVLYFSVNARHDEKVFLVGSNGLLRQMDEAAKALAFGAEKEKVDRVIGAQSDAVFLRGPNSRRVSSA